Proteins co-encoded in one Papaver somniferum cultivar HN1 chromosome 5, ASM357369v1, whole genome shotgun sequence genomic window:
- the LOC113280371 gene encoding G2/mitotic-specific cyclin-2-like — MGLRARITASGESIRRRRPVADIGNCITVREVGNVGQGKFVFVVQKKVTTVKRAISDNAACDVPKESDIVDIDGADVGNPLAVVEYVEEMYKFYKLSESRSIHQVHGYMELQHEIIEQFRMVVVDWLIAVHMEFQLTPEVLYLSVQILDRYLALNLGVGKEELQLVDYCHVYSKQI; from the exons ATGGGTTTGAGAGCGAGGATCACTGCATCTGGAgaaagcatcaggagaagaagacCTGTTGCAGATATCGGTAATTGTATAACTGTTCGTGAGGTTGGTAATGTTGGCCAAGGGAAATTTGTTTTTGTAGTTCAAAAGAAGGTTACCACAGTGAAGAGGGCTATATCTGACAAC GCTGCCTGTGATGTACCGAAGGAGTCCGATATTGTCGATATCGATGGAGCAGATGTTGGTAATCCCTTGGCAGTGGTAGAATATGTTGAAGAAATGTACAAATTCTACAAACTCTCAGAGAGTAGGTCAATTCATCAAGTTCATGGATATATGGAGTTGCAACACGAGATAATTGAGCAATTTAGGATGGTCGTTGTGGATTGGTTGATTGCTGTTCATATGGAATTTCAACTTACTCCAGAAGTATTATATCTTTCTGTCCAGATTTTGGATCGATACCTTGCGTTGAATTTGGGTGTGGGAAAGGAGGAGCTGCAGTTAGTAGACTACTGCCATGTTTATAGCAAGCAAATATGA